AGGTAGTCAGCGGTATCGTAGTGGCTAAAAGTCACCTTATGGTCGGTCATGGGTTCGCTCCTTCCATTGCGCGGCAATGGCCTTGGCTTGTTCGATGTCGTTTGACTGGGTGCTCTTGTCGCCGCCGCAAAGGAGCACGACGACAATAGGCCCTTTGGTGATGTAGTAGACGCGATACCCGGGGCCGTAGGGAATGCGCATCTCCGAGACGCCTTCGCCTACGGGCTTGACGTCTCCCGGATGACCCGGGCTCAGGCGCTTTATGCGGGCGGCAACTTTGGCACGAGCCCGTGTGTCACGCAGGTCCCGCAACCATCGATCGAAGACATCCGTTTTGATCAACTCGATCATTTGTCAACTGTAGTTGGCAACCCCCAAGATGTCAACTCTAGTTATCAGGTCATCGGATCAGCCGAGTTCACATCATCCTCAAGGGCGTAGACGAGCCGGTAACCGATCTTTAGCTCGCTCCCACGCTCCGCGTGGGAGTGTGGTGTGGACGCTCCGCGTCCGACGCCCGATGAAAGCGTCGGCGTCTCGATCGGGCCCGGTTTCCCCGCCTGCGGGATCGCGACGCGGAGCGTCGGGGCTACACTCCCACGCGGAGCGTGGGAGCGAGTTACAGATTTAGGTTTCAGGTGTTCTGGGGATTTCCGGAGAATCCTATCGCATACCTCGTCGCCTCGGTCGATGGTCCGCGACGCGTTGTGGTTCGGACTTCAGTCCGACGCGACGGTATCGCCGTCCCTCGGCGTCCTTGTTGGGCTGAAGTCGACCCACACTGCGGGCGTTGTCGGGCTGAGGCCCGACCCTCAGTGGGTATAGGGTTCTCGGGGAATCGCCTCAGGTGATTTCGGGGGAAGAATTTACCGTCGGGTAGGGGCGAATGAATTCGCCCCTACCCGGCTTGCAGTAGTAACGGTTCAGAAGCCACTTTGCCATTGCGGTTTGCGTATTCCGGCGAAAGTGGCCACCCGGTCCGAAGGAAAGTGGCCACTGGTTCTGATTCAATCCAGCCAGTCAGTCCGAAGGAAAGCGGCCGGTCCGAAGCGGCCCCGCGACACGGGATGGGTGTAGTTACGCGAGGGCGGGATCGTCTGTCAACCCGGTGGAGTGTTTGCGCATCGAGTCTCCGGTCAAATTGATCTTGTAGGCGCAGTGCACGAGGCGATCGAGGATGGCGTCGGCGAGGGTCGGATCGCCGAGGTAGTCATGCCAAAGGGCGACCGGGAGTTGGCTGGTGACCAGGGTGGCGCGCGTCTTGAAGCGGTCGTCGAGGATTTCGAGCAGATCGCGCCGCTGCTCGTCGTTCAAAGGGGCCAATCCCCAGTCATCCAGGACCAGCAGCTCAGTGCGCGCCAGTTCGGCGAGCAGCTTGGTGTAGCGGCCCTCGGCGCGGGCCATCGCCAGATCCTGCAGCAGCCGGGGCAGGCGCAGATAGCGCACGGTGAAGCCGTCGCGGCAGGCCTTGTGGGCCAGTGCGCACGCGATCCACGTTTTTCCGACGCCGGTCGGCCCGGTGAGGATGACGTTGAGGTGCTCGCCGATCCACTGACCGGTCGCCAGGCGGCTCATCAGGGCTTTGTCCAGGCCGCGGTGCGTGCGGTAGTCGAGATCTTCGATGGCGGCCGGCTCACGCAGCTTGGCCTGTTTCAGCCGGGTCTTGAGGCGTCGATTCTCGCGCGTGCTCAGCTCGCGATCGAGCAGCAGGCCGAGGCGCTCCTCGAAGCTCAGGGTTTGAATCTCCGGCATCTCGAGTTGTTCCTGCAGAGCCTTGAGCATGCCGTCGAGGCGCAGTTGCGCGAGGGTCTCCAGGGTGGGGTGAAGCAACATGGCGCTGGTCTCCGTAACGGGTGAGGACCCCGTCGTTCGACGGGGTCATGGTGACGGTTAGTGGTAGTAGTCGGCGCCGCGCAGATTGGCGTGATCCAGCGGCAAACTCTGCTGATCGGGGGTCGGCAAGGGCCGCTGATCAAGCCCTTTCTCCAGGATCGTGGCGAGGCTTTTGTAGCTGACGGTGCCGAGGGTGAGCGCGCGTGCACAGGCCGCCTCCAGGCGGGCCTCGCTGTAGGCCGTGCTCAGGCGCAGCACCCCGAAACAGGCATTGAAGGCCTGTTGTGGATGGCGCCGCGCGCCGAGCAGTTGCGTGGTGACGGCAGCGGTGGCCGGGCCGATGGTGTGCGCCCAGCGCTGCAGGCGTTCCGGGGTCCACTCCAGGGCGCGTTGATGGCGCTCCGGCATGTGGTCGGTCACCGTGGTATAGCCGCCCCGACGGGCGCTGCGGACATGGCTGGCGACCCGCTGGCCTTGGTGCATGACCTCCACTGTGGTGGTGGTCATGCGCACGTCGACCTGGCGCTTGACCAGGGCGTGCGGGACCGAATAGTGGTGCCCGTCGACCTCGATGTGAATGTTCGGCGCCACCCGTGCCTTGCGCCATTCGGCGTACTCGTAGGGAGTTGCCGGCAGCGCGCGCAGGGCCGGGCGATCGATCGCCTCGAATTGGCTCAGGCGCGAGCCGTCGAGCTTTTTGAAGGGACGGGTATTGAGCGCCTGCAGGTGGGTGGCAATGACCCCGTTGAGCTCGGCAAGGGAGAAGAACTCCTGATGGCGCAGGCGCGCCAGGATCCAACGTTCGACCAACAGCACGCCGCCCTCGGCCTTGGCCTTATCCCGAGGTTTGCGCACCCGTGCCGGGATCACCGCCAGCCCGTAATGGGCGGCGAAATCCTGGTAGGTCGGATTCAGATCCGGCTCGTAACGGTGGGCCTTGCTGACGGCGCTTTTCAGATTGTCGGGAACGATGATGTCCGGGCAACCGCCGAGAAAGTTCAGCGCGCGCACCTGCGCGCCGATCCAGTCGGGGAGCGTCTGCGTCCAGGTCGCCTCGGCATAGGTGTAGTTGGAGGCCCCGAGCACCGCCACGAAGATCTGCGCGGTGCGGATCTCCCCGCTGTCGGGGTCGATCACCGCCGCCGTCTGCCCGGCGTAGTCGACGAAGAGCTTCTCCCCGGCCCGATGGGTTTGGCGCATGACCACATCCACCCGACCCTTCCAGACGCTGTAGCGGGCGCAGAATTGGCTGTAGGAATAGCCCTCGGGATGGCGCTCGCGGTACTCCTGCCAGAGCAGGAACAGCGTGACGCCTTTGCGCCGCAGCTCCCGGTGAACGACATCGAAGTCGGGCTCG
The sequence above is drawn from the Thiocapsa rosea genome and encodes:
- the istA gene encoding IS21 family transposase, which gives rise to MPRQRLSMRKVEEVLRLKWGSGRSVREIARALGIGRTTVSEYLDRAEAAGLSWPLPEGLSAGELERRLFKPGGRPAERGLVEPDFDVVHRELRRKGVTLFLLWQEYRERHPEGYSYSQFCARYSVWKGRVDVVMRQTHRAGEKLFVDYAGQTAAVIDPDSGEIRTAQIFVAVLGASNYTYAEATWTQTLPDWIGAQVRALNFLGGCPDIIVPDNLKSAVSKAHRYEPDLNPTYQDFAAHYGLAVIPARVRKPRDKAKAEGGVLLVERWILARLRHQEFFSLAELNGVIATHLQALNTRPFKKLDGSRLSQFEAIDRPALRALPATPYEYAEWRKARVAPNIHIEVDGHHYSVPHALVKRQVDVRMTTTTVEVMHQGQRVASHVRSARRGGYTTVTDHMPERHQRALEWTPERLQRWAHTIGPATAAVTTQLLGARRHPQQAFNACFGVLRLSTAYSEARLEAACARALTLGTVSYKSLATILEKGLDQRPLPTPDQQSLPLDHANLRGADYYH
- the istB gene encoding IS21-like element helper ATPase IstB, with amino-acid sequence MLLHPTLETLAQLRLDGMLKALQEQLEMPEIQTLSFEERLGLLLDRELSTRENRRLKTRLKQAKLREPAAIEDLDYRTHRGLDKALMSRLATGQWIGEHLNVILTGPTGVGKTWIACALAHKACRDGFTVRYLRLPRLLQDLAMARAEGRYTKLLAELARTELLVLDDWGLAPLNDEQRRDLLEILDDRFKTRATLVTSQLPVALWHDYLGDPTLADAILDRLVHCAYKINLTGDSMRKHSTGLTDDPALA
- a CDS encoding type II toxin-antitoxin system RelE/ParE family toxin; its protein translation is MIELIKTDVFDRWLRDLRDTRARAKVAARIKRLSPGHPGDVKPVGEGVSEMRIPYGPGYRVYYITKGPIVVVLLCGGDKSTQSNDIEQAKAIAAQWKERTHDRP